From a single Porites lutea chromosome 10, jaPorLute2.1, whole genome shotgun sequence genomic region:
- the LOC140950656 gene encoding histamine H2 receptor-like, with the protein MSQTNTSGVYDMITSIPPIESIFYGIALILLSVLTLTGNSLVCLAVWRFRNLRSLTNYLVCSLACADLLVPLLRVIYIMISVFSGEWIFGEIWCSISSMCGVLLCGASILHLCAISIERLIAIKWPLSYDIKVTPKRIIMLLIYIWLQSFLLSVFPALGLVDHRFNKVMSECEIHWLKHPTLVILLIVFYFLLPVTTMLVAYAFIFKEVRRNSRRISAIECSGTQCSKNKLKREMKAAKTLAVVVGVFFITWTPYFVVTTIRAFQGDRLIPDALQRTVITLAYGNSCCNFVIYALMNSQLRNAFNQILRSCIWHK; encoded by the coding sequence ATGAGTCAAACTAATACATCTGGGGTGTACGACATGATCACGTCGATTCCTCCGATTGAATCTATTTTCTACGGAATTGCTCTGATCTTGCTTTCAGTCCTCACGCTTACGGGAAACAGCCTCGTCTGTCTGGCAGTTTGGCGATTTAGGAATCTACGAAGCCTGACAAACTATTTGGTGTGTAGTCTGGCCTGCGCCGATCTGTTGGTTCCACTTCTACGAGTGATCTACATTATGATCTCAGTGTTTTCAGGTGAATGGATTTTCGGCGAAATATGGTGCAGCATTTCTTCAATGTGTGGTGTACTTTTATGCGGTGCGTCCATTCTTCACCTCTGCGCGATTAGCATCGAGCGACTGATTGCCATAAAATGGCCTTTGTCGTACGATATTAAAGTTACTCCAAAAAGAATCATCATGTTACTAATCTACATATGGCTACAGTCGTTTTTACTTTCTGTGTTCCCAGCCTTGGGACTTGTAGACCATCGTTTCAACAAAGTCATGTCTGAATGCGAAATACACTGGCTGAAACATCCAACTTTGGTAATTCTGCTTATCGTGTTCTACTTCCTTCTTCCTGTGACAACAATGTTGGTTGCTTATGCGTTCATCTTTAAGGAAGTTCGACGAAATTCTCGACGCATTTCTGCAATCGAGTGCAGTGGGACTCAGTGTTCAAAGAATAAGCTTAAAAGGGAAATGAAAGCTGCGAAAACTCTAGCTGTTGTTGTCGGTGTGTTTTTTATTACGTGGACGCCTTATTTCGTAGTCACCACTATACGCGCTTTTCAAGGAGACAGGCTTATCCCAGACGCTCTCCAGCGAACAGTAATTACTTTAGCCTATGGTAATTCCTGTtgcaattttgttatttacgCACTCATGAACTCTCAACTAAGGAACGCTTTTAATCAAATTCTGAGAAGttgtatttggcataaatag
- the LOC140949910 gene encoding substance-K receptor-like, with protein MNNSTIGSVSTSPKSTTIELEVGITMKIAVTVLAATILILDLIGNAIVIHIVRARTQARTTIDLLIANLAVADLLMIPVILYLVKFFFIQFDWFGGILGQITCRLAMSLQALSILGSVYTIFAISVDRFCAVFFPLQKILTKPRLGGCIVFIWLIAIALAVPQGVIATVLPVGKKHVCVPVWENSGMKSSNYTLIFVVFSYIFPLVAIATLYTFTGARLWKSTAPGHHSEEIIKRMKATRRKPTKMLICIVVVFAVCWLPLDTAEVLRRFAPEIYWRSIPFEVILILPWFGVANSAINPFIYPIFCEKFNFEFKTILGFYRSEKPNRKKSDLTIETGLLKWNDKKIEKSLFKLEDNEKSPHPRSTKIAFTTV; from the exons ATGAATAATTCAACAATAG GAAGTGTATCCACTTCACCAAAGTCAACCACTATAGAGCTAGAAGTAGGCATTACCATGAAAATAGCTGTTACTGTGTTGGCAGCCACCATTTTAATTCTCGATTTGATTGGTAACGCCATTGTTATCCACATTGTCCGCGCCCGAACACAAGCACGTACAACAATAGATCTTCTTATTGCAAACCTGGCAGTAGCTGATTTATTAATGATACCAGTCATTTTGTACCTCGTCAAGTTTTTCTTTATCCAGTTTGACTGGTTTGGAGGCATCTTGGGACAGATCACGTGTCGACTGGCTATGTCACTCCAAGCCTTGTCAATTTTAGGCTCCGTTTACACCATCTTCGCTATAAGCGTTGATCGTTTCTGCGCCGTGTTCTTTCCACTgcaaaaaatattaacaaaaccTCGTTTAGGAGGTTGCATCGTGTTTATATGGTTGATTGCAATTGCCCTCGCAGTTCCACAAGGTGTGATCGCGACAGTTTTGCCTGTTGGCAAAAAGCACGTTTGTGTTCCAGTATGGGAAAACAGTGGAATGAAATCAAGCAATTACACGCTAATTTTTGTAGTGTTCAGCTACATCTTTCCTTTGGTAGCCATAGCAACACTGTATACCTTCACAGGAGCGAGGCTGTGGAAAAGCACCGCCCCAGGCCACCACTCGgaagaaataattaaaagaatGAAAGCCACCCGCCGCAAACCAACTAAAATGCTTATCTGTATTGTGGTCGTATTTGCAGTCTGCTGGCTTCCATTAGATACAGCAGAAGTCCTAAGAAGATTTGCACCAGAAATTTATTGGAGATCTATTCCTTttgaagtgattttgattttgccATGGTTTGGTGTGGCTAACAGTGCAATCAATCCATTTATTTACCCTATTTTTTGCGAGAAGTTTAACTTCGAATTCAAGACAATTCTCGGATTTTACCGCTCTGAGAAACCAAATCGAAAGAAATCTGATTTGACCATAGAAACGGGGCTGCTTAAATGGAACGATAAAAAGATTGAGAAAAGTCTTTTTAAGCTGGAAGATAACGAGAAAAGTCCTCATCCAAGAAGCACCAAAATAGCTTTCACGACAGTATAA
- the LOC140950654 gene encoding trace amine-associated receptor 6-like, protein MNSNQTFISFADSPEFITLALLSCFSGIMTIGGNAVVLIAIFRTKTLHSISNFYIASLAAADLLVGAILNPILAVKGVLIYLHPDPQWLKAGSVFDKIEDFAWIQAVVASTFGLTAISIDRYIAVNFGLRYEQLSSLKHCIIAIATVWVSSLIFASVRLFLDKLEHLSILWVVMAIITCILPFVIITFCYVNIFRAARQHVRRILNETSLPSNAQNAWRRSKRLQISHQKTALTIGIVVFLFILLWMPSLVTSMIQLILSSSQNAKDKETLLIIERKIWLLVCLVAYVSSACNPWVYSIRCRQFRVACKRTFKCFNSPRASNRVETIHLEWGTFEK, encoded by the coding sequence ATGAATTCGAACCAAACATTCATCAGCTTTGCTGACTCACCAGAATTTATCACCCTGGCTTTGTTAAGCTGTTTTTCTGGCATAATGACCATTGGAGGAAATGCagttgttttaatcgccatttTCAGAACAAAAACCCTCCATTCAATTTCTAATTTTTACATTGCTTCGTTAGCTGCAGCGGATTTGTTAGTTGGAGCTATTCTTAACCCTATCTTAGCAGTTAAAGGTGTGCTTATCTATCTCCATCCCGATCCTCAGTGGCTTAAAGCGGGATCTGTGTTCGACAAGATAGAAGATTTCGCTTGGATTCAAGCTGTTGTCGCCTCAACGTTTGGATTAACAGCAATAAGTATTGATCGTTACATAGCTGTAAACTTCGGCTTACGATACGAGCAGCTGTCATCTTTAAAGCACTGCATTATCGCTATCGCAACTGTGTGGGTATCCTCTTTGATCTTCGCCAGTGTTCGTCTTTTCCTGGATAAGCTAGAGCATTTATCCATTCTCTGGGTCGTCATGGCCATCATAACTTGCATCTTGCCGTTTGTGATCATAACTTTCTGTTATGTGAACATTTTCAGAGCCGCCAGGCAACACGTTAGAAGGATTCTGAACGAAACATCACTTCCATCAAACGCGCAGAACGCGTGGAGAAGAAGTAAACGTCTTCAAATAAGCCACCAAAAAACAGCTTTAACGATCGGTATTGTTGTATTTCTGTTTATCCTTCTTTGGATGCCAAGTCTTGTAACATCAATGATCCAGCTTATTTTGTCAAGTTCCCAAAACGCAAAAGATAAAGAAACTTTATTAATTATAGAGCGAAAAATATGGTTGTTGGTTTGTTTAGTGGCTTATGTAAGTTCCGCCTGCAATCCTTGGGTTTACTCCATCAGATGTAGACAGTTTAGGGTTGCCTGCAAGCGaacttttaaatgttttaattcCCCTCGTGCTTCAAACAGAGTCGAAACTATCCATCTCGAATGGGGGACGTTTGAAAAGTGA